From the genome of Marixanthomonas ophiurae, one region includes:
- a CDS encoding YjjG family noncanonical pyrimidine nucleotidase, which translates to MNKVTDVFFDLDHTLWDFDKNSYLAFKRIFANHKIPLDIDLFIKEYEPINFEYWKLFREDKVTKQQLRRGRLTDAFKLFDMTYPITKIDAIAQSYIDELPGDNHLFDGALDVLDYLSKKYNLHIITNGFHEVQHLKLKKSGIFNYFKTVTTSEEVGLKKPNPVIFKTALQKASVKAENSFMIGDSYEADILGAKAIGMQTMYYNYRRTKPAENQLFVNDLFEIKKII; encoded by the coding sequence ATGAATAAGGTGACAGACGTTTTTTTCGACTTAGACCACACCTTATGGGATTTTGATAAGAATTCATACTTAGCATTTAAGCGTATTTTTGCAAACCATAAAATCCCCTTGGATATAGATCTTTTTATAAAAGAATATGAGCCCATTAATTTTGAGTATTGGAAGTTGTTTAGAGAAGATAAAGTTACTAAACAGCAATTGCGAAGAGGTAGGTTAACCGATGCTTTTAAGCTTTTTGACATGACCTACCCCATAACCAAAATCGATGCCATAGCACAATCTTACATCGATGAATTGCCGGGGGATAATCATTTATTTGATGGTGCATTAGATGTGTTGGATTATTTGTCAAAAAAATACAATCTTCATATTATAACCAATGGATTTCACGAAGTACAACATCTTAAATTGAAAAAAAGTGGGATATTTAATTATTTCAAAACAGTCACCACTTCGGAAGAGGTAGGGTTAAAGAAGCCCAATCCTGTTATATTTAAAACAGCATTGCAAAAGGCTTCAGTAAAAGCAGAAAACAGTTTTATGATTGGTGACTCATATGAAGCTGATATATTAGGTGCCAAGGCAATAGGCATGCAAACCATGTATTATAATTACAGAAGGACAAAACCCGCTGAAAACCAATTATTTGTTAACGATTTGTTTGAAATTAAAAAGATTATATAG
- the radC gene encoding RadC family protein, whose amino-acid sequence MEEKPTSFSIKNWSEDDRPREKLLQKGRTALSDAELIAILISSGSRAESAVSLSQRILASAENNLNQLGKLTIKDLMQFKGIGEAKAITIAAALELGRRRRAGEALNRKKITSSQSVFELMQPIIGELPHEEFWIVYLNNSNKVLQTSQLSKGGITGTLVDVRLAFKNALQLGAVAIILAHNHPSGTLKPSQPDIKLTQKLKIAGESLDIKVLDHLIITEKAYFSFADESMM is encoded by the coding sequence TTGGAAGAAAAACCAACATCCTTTTCAATAAAAAACTGGAGCGAAGATGACCGACCACGGGAAAAACTGCTTCAGAAAGGCCGTACAGCCTTGAGCGATGCCGAATTGATTGCTATTTTAATAAGTTCCGGTAGCCGTGCGGAAAGTGCTGTATCATTAAGTCAACGAATTTTAGCTTCTGCAGAGAACAACTTAAACCAACTAGGAAAACTCACAATTAAAGATTTAATGCAGTTTAAAGGAATTGGCGAAGCAAAAGCAATTACGATTGCTGCAGCGCTAGAATTAGGGCGAAGACGAAGAGCCGGTGAGGCATTGAATCGGAAAAAAATAACCTCCAGTCAGTCGGTTTTTGAATTGATGCAGCCCATAATTGGTGAATTGCCACACGAAGAGTTTTGGATTGTGTATTTAAACAATTCAAACAAAGTGTTGCAAACCTCGCAACTAAGCAAGGGCGGTATTACTGGAACCTTGGTTGATGTTCGCTTAGCCTTTAAAAATGCATTGCAACTGGGAGCGGTTGCCATCATTTTGGCGCATAATCACCCTTCTGGAACATTGAAGCCTAGTCAACCCGATATTAAACTTACCCAAAAATTAAAAATAGCAGGGGAAAGTCTAGATATAAAAGTGCTGGATCACCTTATAATAACCGAAAAAGCGTACTTTAGCTTCGCCGATGAATCGATGATGTAA
- a CDS encoding rhomboid family intramembrane serine protease, with protein MSKKEPLSFYPGVIYGPLLFVLTIWIVYWAEIRFGWRFTTYGIYPQRIEGLRGVLFGPFIHGGLQHLFNNSVPLFVLMASLFYFYRKVKWKVLLGGIVLTGILTWTIGRPSYHIGASGIVYLLASFLFFRGVFSRKYQLIALSLVVVFLYGSLLWYVFPIDTKISWEGHLSGFLVGLVFAFLFKEEKIPEKKYDWQREDYNPEEDKFLQQFDEDGNFIETTDETVTEPKTEAEIEAEIEKKLTKINYYFRGNSEGDTNT; from the coding sequence ATGTCCAAAAAAGAACCTTTATCATTTTATCCGGGAGTCATTTATGGTCCTTTGCTGTTTGTGCTCACTATATGGATTGTATATTGGGCTGAGATACGCTTTGGTTGGCGATTTACAACCTACGGAATATATCCACAGCGAATAGAAGGATTAAGGGGTGTTCTTTTTGGACCTTTTATTCATGGTGGACTGCAGCATTTATTTAATAATTCTGTTCCACTTTTTGTATTGATGGCTTCTCTTTTTTACTTCTATCGTAAGGTGAAATGGAAGGTTTTGTTGGGTGGTATAGTATTGACGGGTATATTAACGTGGACGATAGGTAGACCATCTTATCATATAGGAGCAAGCGGAATCGTGTATTTATTAGCATCATTTCTGTTCTTTAGAGGTGTTTTTTCAAGAAAGTACCAATTAATTGCTTTGTCACTAGTGGTTGTTTTTCTATATGGAAGTTTATTGTGGTATGTATTTCCTATCGATACAAAAATATCTTGGGAAGGTCATCTATCCGGTTTTTTGGTAGGTCTAGTCTTTGCTTTTCTTTTTAAAGAAGAAAAGATCCCAGAAAAAAAATATGACTGGCAACGGGAGGACTATAATCCTGAAGAAGACAAATTTTTACAGCAATTTGATGAAGATGGAAATTTTATTGAAACTACGGACGAAACTGTAACTGAGCCTAAAACTGAAGCAGAAATTGAAGCCGAAATCGAAAAAAAATTAACAAAAATTAATTATTATTTCAGGGGAAACTCGGAAGGCGATACTAATACTTAA
- a CDS encoding RagB/SusD family nutrient uptake outer membrane protein, with translation MKNIFYKITILALIAGFSTSCDNELDQVPFDQFGTSQAYITAEDFENGIRGVYSILVQKTFEDGSTAPTIYGGSDAGSMLSTPDILSDNVTLAQAGRNTQFTAHNWNYSAANSILGGLYFYSYELVYRANTLLAFADDFEGESKANIIAEAKALRALANFNLVNFYGKIPTQSGDANSALGIAYVTEPDPVIEPARISVGEVYNNIAIDLADAAANINSDNGPGRMGTDAVNLLLSRVYLYMGQWQNAINAANQVSTPVAPRADVVGVWTDDNKSGVLFNIPNEVGVVDQSAGIVWSQGPPPNLIPEYAASFGLYNLFEDDDIRRDAYTFSGTDTGGNEYNAIKKLFGRGSSFNGKVDFKIFRAAEAQLNIAEAQYNLGNESGARTALDAVRTKRYETPPSGETGNALRDAIRLERRLEFAFEYQRYFDLKRWGLPVTRLSTGEFADGTGTASEQLTLQASSFKFQLPISQASRDTNPNLQQNPGY, from the coding sequence ATGAAAAATATATTTTATAAAATAACAATTTTAGCTCTTATCGCTGGGTTTTCAACCTCCTGCGATAATGAACTAGACCAAGTACCTTTCGATCAATTCGGTACGAGTCAAGCGTATATTACCGCAGAAGATTTTGAAAATGGAATTCGCGGGGTTTACAGTATCTTAGTTCAAAAAACCTTTGAAGATGGCAGTACAGCTCCAACTATTTATGGAGGTAGCGACGCTGGCTCTATGCTAAGTACACCTGATATATTATCAGACAATGTTACACTAGCACAGGCTGGGCGTAACACTCAATTTACAGCTCATAACTGGAACTACTCAGCTGCTAATTCAATTTTGGGAGGTCTTTACTTCTATTCATATGAATTGGTTTACAGAGCCAACACCTTATTAGCATTTGCTGATGATTTTGAAGGTGAATCCAAGGCTAACATCATTGCAGAGGCAAAGGCTTTGAGGGCTTTGGCTAACTTTAACTTGGTAAACTTTTATGGTAAAATACCTACACAATCTGGAGATGCTAACAGCGCTTTGGGTATTGCTTATGTAACCGAACCAGACCCAGTAATTGAACCCGCTAGAATATCAGTAGGTGAAGTGTACAACAATATCGCCATAGACCTAGCAGATGCCGCAGCAAATATTAATAGTGACAACGGTCCAGGCAGGATGGGCACAGATGCAGTTAACTTATTATTGTCACGTGTATATTTATATATGGGTCAATGGCAAAATGCAATCAATGCCGCCAATCAGGTAAGTACTCCTGTTGCTCCTAGAGCAGATGTAGTTGGAGTTTGGACAGATGATAACAAATCTGGCGTGCTTTTTAACATCCCTAATGAAGTAGGAGTGGTAGATCAAAGCGCTGGTATTGTTTGGAGCCAAGGTCCCCCTCCTAATTTAATACCCGAATACGCAGCTTCTTTTGGATTATATAACTTGTTTGAAGATGATGATATTCGTAGAGATGCTTATACCTTCTCTGGTACTGATACTGGAGGTAATGAGTACAATGCTATAAAAAAATTATTTGGTCGTGGTAGTAGCTTTAATGGAAAAGTTGATTTTAAAATTTTCCGTGCTGCAGAGGCTCAATTAAACATAGCAGAAGCTCAGTATAACTTAGGGAATGAAAGTGGAGCTAGGACAGCCTTAGATGCTGTAAGAACAAAAAGATATGAAACTCCACCAAGTGGCGAAACTGGCAATGCATTGCGTGATGCCATCCGTTTGGAAAGACGATTAGAGTTTGCTTTTGAATACCAACGGTATTTTGACCTTAAGCGATGGGGACTTCCTGTAACAAGATTGAGTACAGGGGAGTTTGCTGATGGAACAGGGACAGCTTCCGAACAATTAACTTTACAAGCGAGTAGCTTTAAGTTTCAATTGCCAATTTCGCAAGCATCAAGAGATACAAACCCAAATCTACAGCAAAATCCTGGGTATTAA
- a CDS encoding DUF1569 domain-containing protein produces MKSLFSPEAYSEIKQRIDQVESNKPPQWGKMNAAQMIHHCQKPLEVALQKTTVKKPNIFMGLIMKSFKRMLYNDKPWKQNLPTAKEFIVTDTKDFEKEKTQLISLLEEFNKKDESVTLPPHPIFGNFTNEQWGKMQYKHLDHHLRQFGV; encoded by the coding sequence ATGAAATCTTTATTCTCTCCAGAAGCATATTCAGAAATTAAACAACGGATAGATCAAGTTGAATCTAATAAGCCTCCACAATGGGGAAAGATGAATGCAGCACAAATGATACACCATTGTCAAAAACCTCTTGAAGTTGCGCTTCAAAAAACCACCGTAAAAAAACCGAATATTTTCATGGGGCTAATTATGAAATCGTTTAAAAGAATGCTATACAACGATAAGCCTTGGAAACAGAATTTACCCACTGCAAAAGAATTTATAGTGACCGACACTAAAGATTTTGAAAAGGAAAAAACACAATTGATTTCACTTCTTGAAGAATTTAATAAAAAAGACGAAAGTGTAACTTTGCCACCGCATCCTATATTTGGTAATTTTACCAATGAGCAATGGGGCAAAATGCAATACAAACATTTAGACCATCATTTACGGCAGTTTGGTGTTTAA
- a CDS encoding FMN-binding negative transcriptional regulator, whose amino-acid sequence MYPPPHHQVDDIDKMIAVIKQYPLGMLVSVKDNKPFLTHIPFIYNAKTGRLVAHIDKNNPQLETLQNGTSVTVVFKGPDCYISPSIYDSEDQLPTWNYIITHVTGNIRLIKNPEAAKQSMIAMTKFLEKSEHKFVLHKDNPKMERFVNYIQAFEIEITNWEGKFKLSQDKSEVDQANAKDTLIKKSGASISGFIKIIYDK is encoded by the coding sequence ATGTACCCACCACCACATCATCAAGTTGACGATATTGATAAAATGATTGCTGTAATCAAACAGTATCCACTTGGTATGTTAGTTTCTGTCAAAGACAACAAGCCATTCTTAACACATATACCTTTTATTTATAATGCTAAAACGGGTCGTTTGGTTGCACATATTGATAAAAACAATCCACAATTAGAAACGTTACAAAATGGCACTTCTGTTACCGTAGTTTTTAAAGGGCCAGATTGCTATATTTCACCTTCGATTTATGATTCGGAAGACCAACTACCTACTTGGAATTATATAATCACCCATGTTACTGGAAACATACGATTAATAAAAAATCCTGAAGCTGCAAAACAAAGTATGATTGCCATGACCAAGTTCTTGGAAAAATCAGAGCATAAATTTGTTTTACACAAAGACAACCCAAAAATGGAGCGGTTTGTTAATTACATTCAAGCATTTGAAATTGAAATCACCAATTGGGAAGGGAAGTTTAAATTGTCACAGGATAAAAGTGAGGTGGATCAAGCAAATGCAAAAGATACACTCATAAAAAAATCCGGAGCCTCTATCTCCGGATTTATCAAAATTATATATGATAAGTAA
- a CDS encoding replication-associated recombination protein A, translated as MNTPLAERIRPKTLEDYISQQHLVGKNGALTTQLSSGVLSSIILWGPPGIGKTTLASIIANQSNRPFYTLSAVDSGVAAVREVINKAKKSDDLFAAKNPILFIDEIHRFSKSQQDSLLGAVEKGWVTLIGATTENPSFEVIPALLSRCQVYVLKPFSKEDLEALLKRAIEKDELLQQKNIELKETEALLRLSGGDGRKLLNILELVVVSEKSDTIILTNEMVQKKVQKNTVLYDKAGEQHYDIISAFIKSIRGSDPNAAVYWLARMIEGGEDIKFIARRLVILASEDIGLANPTALVMANNTFQAVNTIGYPEARIILSQCTIYLATSAKSNASYEAINKAQQLVKQTGDLSVPLSIRNAPTKLMKELGYGKDYQYAHSYEGNFTPHEFLPEEIKGTTLYKPGNNSKENNLKNYLKSLWKDKYKF; from the coding sequence ATGAATACACCTTTAGCAGAACGCATACGCCCAAAAACCCTTGAAGATTATATTAGCCAGCAACACTTGGTTGGTAAAAATGGTGCTTTAACTACCCAATTATCATCCGGTGTTTTATCGTCGATAATCCTTTGGGGACCCCCTGGAATTGGGAAAACTACCCTTGCTTCAATTATTGCCAACCAATCTAACCGACCTTTTTATACACTTAGTGCCGTTGATAGTGGTGTTGCTGCGGTGCGGGAAGTTATAAACAAAGCTAAAAAGAGCGACGATCTGTTTGCAGCCAAAAACCCTATACTTTTTATTGATGAAATACATAGGTTCAGTAAATCGCAACAAGATTCTTTATTAGGTGCCGTTGAAAAAGGTTGGGTTACCTTAATTGGGGCTACAACCGAGAATCCAAGTTTTGAAGTGATCCCTGCCCTATTGTCACGCTGTCAAGTATATGTATTGAAACCGTTTAGTAAAGAAGACCTAGAAGCCCTACTGAAGCGTGCCATTGAAAAAGATGAGTTATTACAACAAAAAAACATTGAATTAAAAGAAACAGAAGCCTTACTGCGATTATCTGGTGGAGATGGTCGTAAATTATTAAATATACTAGAATTGGTAGTGGTTTCAGAAAAAAGTGATACTATTATCCTTACCAATGAAATGGTACAGAAAAAAGTACAAAAAAACACGGTGCTTTATGATAAAGCTGGTGAACAGCATTACGATATTATTTCTGCATTTATTAAGAGCATTCGTGGTAGCGATCCAAATGCAGCTGTGTATTGGTTGGCACGAATGATTGAAGGTGGTGAGGATATAAAGTTTATAGCGCGGCGCTTGGTTATTTTAGCTTCAGAGGATATTGGCCTTGCTAATCCTACGGCACTAGTTATGGCCAACAATACCTTTCAAGCAGTTAATACCATTGGGTATCCCGAAGCCCGTATTATTTTAAGTCAGTGTACCATTTATTTGGCTACTTCAGCAAAAAGTAACGCATCTTATGAGGCCATCAACAAAGCACAGCAATTGGTTAAACAGACTGGAGATTTGTCCGTACCATTATCAATAAGGAATGCTCCTACTAAATTAATGAAAGAGTTGGGATATGGAAAAGACTATCAATATGCACACAGTTATGAAGGTAACTTTACACCCCATGAGTTTTTACCCGAAGAGATTAAGGGGACAACCTTATATAAACCCGGAAATAACAGTAAAGAAAACAATTTGAAAAACTACTTAAAATCGCTTTGGAAGGATAAATACAAGTTTTAG
- a CDS encoding polysaccharide deacetylase family protein, with translation MLLIYTQKITPRTTYIFKHICMRILGLEVGFTSVIEELIGHSGPKISYGKQPMGNELFIQSQGLLTEQGVESIDITVKPWEETICFFPVSEKSALPFDIFSAGFYLLSRYEEYLPHVKDEWGRYPVSESLGYKAKFLQQPVIDIWAYKFKNVLKEHFPNIEFTTKSMSIHPVIKAVEPYAYEQKGLFRSLIGYMSDLFRFRILQITRRTQVVLGVRRDPNNTFKWIINRAKRSKNPLSIFFLLGEAATFKESINTHRQKFKMLIKYVNDYKEVGLLFSMSALEEYGTLKKEKEQLEEITNRMLLSTMGSHYLVNLPDFYRNLVELEIKNDYTMVYKNTIGFRAGTCTPFLFYDLDYEIKTPLIIHPLAATTLAFTDKSEMETKKTIDAMFTSVKKVNGTFSMVFSNTDFSSEINKMWKKIFSEKMLQDE, from the coding sequence ATGCTATTAATTTATACTCAAAAAATAACTCCAAGAACTACCTATATTTTCAAGCATATTTGTATGCGTATTCTGGGCTTGGAGGTTGGTTTTACCTCCGTTATTGAAGAATTGATAGGCCATTCTGGTCCAAAAATATCCTACGGAAAACAACCCATGGGCAATGAGCTTTTTATTCAAAGTCAAGGGCTGCTTACCGAGCAAGGAGTTGAAAGTATTGATATAACAGTTAAACCATGGGAAGAGACAATTTGTTTTTTTCCAGTTTCAGAAAAGAGTGCGCTCCCGTTTGATATTTTCTCAGCAGGGTTTTATTTATTGAGCCGGTATGAAGAATATTTACCGCACGTAAAAGATGAATGGGGGCGGTACCCAGTTTCAGAAAGTTTAGGATATAAAGCAAAATTTTTGCAGCAACCTGTAATTGATATTTGGGCTTATAAATTTAAAAATGTACTTAAAGAGCACTTTCCTAATATAGAATTTACAACAAAGAGCATGAGCATACACCCTGTAATTAAAGCGGTAGAGCCATATGCATACGAGCAAAAAGGCCTTTTTAGGTCGTTAATAGGATATATGAGCGACTTGTTTAGGTTTAGAATTTTACAGATAACTAGGCGAACGCAGGTAGTATTAGGAGTAAGGAGAGATCCAAACAACACTTTTAAGTGGATAATAAACAGAGCTAAACGCAGTAAAAATCCACTTTCAATTTTTTTCCTTTTAGGAGAAGCAGCAACTTTTAAAGAAAGCATAAATACACATCGGCAAAAATTTAAAATGCTCATAAAATATGTGAACGATTATAAAGAAGTAGGACTGTTGTTCTCTATGAGTGCCTTAGAAGAGTACGGAACACTAAAAAAAGAAAAAGAGCAGTTGGAAGAAATAACAAATAGAATGTTGTTAAGCACCATGGGTTCTCATTATTTAGTGAATTTACCAGATTTTTACAGAAACCTAGTCGAGCTAGAAATAAAGAACGACTATACCATGGTTTATAAGAACACAATAGGTTTTAGGGCAGGTACTTGTACACCCTTTCTTTTTTACGACTTGGATTATGAAATTAAAACTCCTTTAATAATACATCCATTGGCAGCCACTACTTTGGCATTTACCGATAAAAGTGAAATGGAAACTAAGAAAACCATCGATGCAATGTTTACTTCAGTAAAAAAAGTGAACGGTACATTCTCCATGGTTTTTAGTAACACCGATTTCTCTTCGGAAATAAATAAAATGTGGAAAAAAATATTTTCAGAAAAAATGTTACAAGATGAATAA
- a CDS encoding DUF5723 family protein, which translates to MKNIFICFIVLWSGELLSQNKQVLYGLEEVPQNLLLNPGSKVPQKSHFGIPFLSQIHINGGASGISMYDIFQESSTDINSRIRDKIFEMNDKDFFTINQQLAIIDFGWLANSEIYFSGGMYQELDFISYFPRDFAILAWEGNQNYLDYEFDLGEVSTAGELLTVFHFGANKKVNDNLILGVRAKVYSSLIQFQSINNTGTFTTRESTNGINIYEHELRNIDMSVQTSGYASLRDAGGSSEVINEILGRSFFGGNLGLGFDFGATYDIGKYWTVSGSVLDLGMVFHTNGVENYESKGDHTINGIELIFPSIEDGESAIPYFSNVVEEFENQVGVDTLQTQYTQLRPVKLNAAVEYRLGSGRGGACDCYNMSGAVETNQAVGLQVFSVLRPKGPQLAGTLFYYRRVWDFLSAKATYTVDTYSASNLGLGMVADLGKFNFYLTADNLLRYGNIAKAKSVSLQLGFNIKINQE; encoded by the coding sequence ATGAAAAATATATTTATCTGTTTTATAGTGCTATGGTCGGGCGAGTTGCTTTCACAAAACAAACAAGTTCTGTATGGTCTAGAAGAAGTGCCTCAAAACCTGTTGCTCAATCCAGGAAGCAAAGTTCCACAAAAGTCACATTTCGGAATTCCTTTTCTGTCTCAAATTCATATTAATGGTGGAGCATCAGGTATTTCAATGTATGATATATTTCAGGAGTCTAGTACTGATATTAATTCCCGTATACGTGACAAAATCTTTGAAATGAATGACAAAGATTTCTTTACAATTAACCAACAACTTGCAATTATCGATTTTGGTTGGCTTGCTAATAGTGAAATCTATTTTTCAGGTGGAATGTATCAAGAACTGGACTTTATAAGCTATTTCCCTAGGGATTTTGCAATTTTAGCTTGGGAAGGGAATCAAAATTATCTAGATTATGAATTTGATCTTGGAGAAGTTAGTACCGCAGGAGAATTATTAACCGTCTTTCATTTTGGAGCTAACAAAAAAGTAAACGATAATTTAATTTTGGGTGTTAGAGCAAAAGTATATTCAAGTTTGATTCAATTTCAAAGTATAAACAATACTGGAACGTTTACAACCCGAGAATCTACAAATGGTATCAATATTTATGAGCACGAGTTACGTAACATCGATATGTCGGTACAAACATCTGGATATGCTTCTCTGCGTGATGCCGGTGGCAGTTCCGAAGTAATTAACGAAATATTGGGTCGCTCCTTTTTTGGTGGAAACTTAGGGTTAGGATTCGATTTTGGTGCCACATACGATATAGGAAAGTATTGGACCGTAAGTGGAAGCGTTTTAGATTTAGGCATGGTGTTCCATACAAATGGTGTAGAAAATTACGAGTCTAAAGGTGATCATACCATAAACGGGATTGAGTTGATTTTTCCATCCATAGAAGATGGAGAATCTGCTATTCCTTATTTTTCCAATGTAGTAGAAGAGTTTGAAAACCAGGTAGGAGTAGATACCTTACAAACTCAATACACGCAATTACGTCCTGTAAAGCTAAATGCTGCAGTAGAATATCGCTTGGGAAGCGGCAGGGGAGGTGCCTGTGACTGTTATAATATGAGCGGTGCTGTAGAAACGAATCAGGCTGTAGGCCTACAAGTATTCAGTGTTTTAAGGCCTAAAGGACCACAATTAGCTGGAACCTTATTTTATTACCGTAGGGTATGGGATTTTCTATCGGCAAAAGCTACTTATACCGTAGATACTTATTCGGCCTCAAATTTGGGGTTGGGTATGGTTGCAGACCTTGGAAAGTTTAATTTTTATTTAACTGCCGACAATCTGCTCCGTTACGGAAATATAGCTAAAGCAAAATCCGTATCTTTACAACTAGGTTTCAACATAAAAATAAACCAAGAATGA
- the rlmB gene encoding 23S rRNA (guanosine(2251)-2'-O)-methyltransferase RlmB — MSKKDNIFGIYPVLEAIKSDTEIDKVYIQKDSDNDKLAAIISELENKQVTINHVPVEKLNRLTNGNHQGVVAITSPISFVALEEIVEKSLESKNVPLFLVLDQISDVRNFGAIIRTAECTGVDAIIIQKKGGAPVSGDTVKTSAGAIFNMPICKVNHIKDAIYYLQGSGIKTVAATEKTEKDIYNTSFNEPLALVMGSEGKGVSTSVLKIVDEQAALPLLGEINSLNVSVACGAFLYEVVRQRAK, encoded by the coding sequence ATGAGCAAAAAAGACAACATTTTTGGTATTTATCCAGTACTAGAGGCTATTAAATCTGATACTGAAATAGATAAGGTTTACATTCAAAAAGACTCCGATAACGATAAACTAGCTGCTATAATTTCAGAACTTGAAAATAAGCAAGTCACTATTAATCACGTACCGGTTGAAAAGCTGAATCGATTAACGAATGGTAACCACCAAGGAGTTGTTGCTATCACCTCACCTATTTCATTTGTAGCCCTTGAAGAAATTGTTGAAAAAAGCTTAGAATCTAAAAATGTACCCTTGTTTTTAGTGTTAGACCAGATTAGCGATGTGCGTAATTTTGGTGCTATTATTCGTACTGCAGAGTGTACAGGTGTAGATGCCATCATTATTCAGAAAAAAGGAGGTGCCCCTGTATCTGGTGATACGGTAAAGACTTCGGCAGGAGCTATATTTAACATGCCTATTTGTAAAGTGAATCATATAAAGGATGCCATTTATTATCTTCAAGGTTCAGGCATTAAAACTGTTGCGGCTACAGAAAAAACTGAAAAAGACATTTATAACACTTCTTTTAATGAACCTTTGGCCTTAGTAATGGGTTCCGAAGGCAAAGGAGTTTCTACTTCCGTTTTAAAAATAGTTGATGAGCAAGCTGCATTACCACTACTGGGTGAAATTAATTCTTTGAATGTAAGTGTTGCCTGTGGTGCCTTTTTATATGAAGTAGTGCGGCAACGTGCTAAATAA